Genomic segment of Nostoc sp. TCL240-02:
TGAACCTTATCACCCCATTTTTCTTGTAAATTCTTCTCAATCCCAGCCCGCTGCTGTTCAAAGATGGCATTGTGTGGGGAGATAAAATCATGATGTGTGTGTCCCCACTCATGGCGGTCAAATAGCGCCAAAAGCTTTGCTAGAGGCGGATAAATCCAGGTTGGGACTGGTGCGAATTTTGCTGTCAGTAGATTTAAAGCCTGTTCGTTATAGTTGGCGAAATCTTCGTAGCTTTCGACTTCGCCGTAGCCCATAAGCAGTACGGCTACACGGTCTTTACCTGATAGATGCTCGTGGGTGTGTTGTACTTTTTCCGGCGTGGCAACCACAATTAGTTCCTCAATATAACCAGAGTGCAGAGAAATATAAAGTTAGGGAATAGCTTACACATGTCCCTTCCTTACTTGTAACTTATTATCCCATCCAGGGGGATAGGATAGGTGGGGAAATCAAGATAATACATCAAAAGACATACAAAACTTACGTGGAGCATTGGGCATCCCTTCCCTGTGGGACGCTACGCGACTTTTCATGATCATAAAAGCTGCTGGTACGATATATATCCAAGTCAATACTGCGTAGGTTTTCAACTGTATGTTGAGTTGAACAAAGTGAAACCCAACAAAACCACGGAAATGCTGGGTTAAGGAACGAAACCCAACCTAGGAAATTTAAGCTTTTGAGCAAAACCTACGCAGTATTAATATCCGAGTTATCAGCACAAAGATTTATCTTCCGATACCCAATCCCAATAAACAGATGAGTATAATTATTTGCCCTGGAATTCATGAACCAGAGTTAACTGAAAGCTTTAGAGTAGGATTGTTAGATTTAGTTTCTAATGGCGCGATCGCACATAATCCCCCAAATATACTGGTTTATCCGGGTAAAGATGTTTTGGTTTTATCAGCATTTCATATTTTGCAGTTTTTGCGCGTTAGCGTAGCTCACCGCAGGTATGGCTTGACCGACTCTTTAAAATCACCAATTATATTTATTAGCTTTAGTGCTGGCGTAGTCGGGGCAATAGGGGCAGCACATTTGTGGCAACTCTTGGGTGGAAGTGTCAAAGCTTTTATTGCTATAGATGGATGGGGAGTACCACTACAGGGTAATTTTCCGATTCATCGGATGAGTCATGATTATTTCACGCATTGGAGTTCCTGTTTGCTAGGTTGTGGGCAAAATAACTTTTATGCACAACCAGCAGTTGATCATTTGTCTATGTGGCGATGTCTAACGGAAAGCCCCTCTGAATCTACCTCCCAAGCTGTACAAGGCTGCTGGGTAGATTCATCCATTGAAATTTCTCCACCCAAAGGTCGTCTGACAGCAGGTGAGTTTTTGCTTATGCTGTTAAAGCGCTATGAAGCAAATTAGTCCGGACAATAGAATTATGAGTTAGGAGTTAGGAGTTAGGAATGGGGAAGGGAAAAAGTTACAGGTGATAGCGTACAGGGGACAGTCAAGAAAAACTATACCCCATAGCCCATGCCCCATAGCTCATACCCAATGCCCAATGCCCCATCCCCCATGTCCCATCTACCCAAAGAAAGAAAGTATCTAAATGTTTCCAACTGAACCAGCTGCTGTTAATAACGGGTTTGGCGCACTGCTAAAAAACCGTGGTTTTATGCTTCTGTGGATTGGGCAACTGGTGTCCCAGTTAGCAGATAAAGTTTTCTTCGTTCTGATGATTGCTCTGTTGGAGAACTACTCACCGCTTCCTGGGTTGGCACGAAACTCGATGTATTCAACCTTGATGCTGTCCTTTACAATACCAGCAATTTTGTTCGGTTCTGCTGGTGGTATCTTTGTTGACCGCTTGCCAAAAAAGCTAATTATGGTTGGCTCAGACATTGTGCGGGGAATATTAACCCTGTGTCTTCCTTTGTTACCACGACAGTTTCTGATTCTGTTAATCCTGACTTTTGCTATCTCCACAGTGACGCAGTTTTTTGCACCAGCCGAGCAAGCAGCCATTCCCCTGTTGGTGAAGCGAGAGAATTTGTTAGCAGCCAATGCGCTGTTTAGCAGCACGATGATGGGAGCTTTAATTGTTGGCTTTGCTATAGGAGAGCCGATTTTGAGTTTAGCGAAAAGCTTAATGGGAGAAGAATACGGACAAGAGCTTATAGTTGGTGGATTATACATATTATCGGCTGCAATCATGCAGCCAATTAAGTTTAAAGAACACAAACCCCAACAGGAACATCGAGCATCAAATCACCCTTGGACTGAATTCACAGAAAGCCTGCGCTATCTCAAGAAAAATCCTTTGATATTGAATGCCATGCTGCAACTGACAACCTTATATTGTGTGTTTGCAGCCTTAACGGTGCTGACAATTCAATTAGCTGAGGAGTTTGGTTTAAAAGAAAAACAATTTGGCTTTTTCTTAGCAGCAGCAGGGGTGGGTATGGTATTTGGCGCGGCGATTTTAGGTCACTGGGGTGATAAATTGCATCAAAAGCCCTTACCTTTAATTGGTTTTTTGATGATGGCATTGGTTTTAGGCGTGTTCACTTTTACGCACAACTTATTACTAGCGCTAGGACTCTGTGCAGTTTTGGGTGTAGGTGCTGCCCTAATTGGTGTACCTATGCAAACTTTAATTCAACAGCAAACACCATCTACCATGCACGGTAAAGTATTTGGCTTTCAAAATCATGCCGTCAACATCGCTCTGGCGTTACCCCTGGCAATTACTGGGCCATTAACTGATGCTCTGGGCTTGCGAACTGTGCTTGTAGCAATGAGTGTTGTTGTCGTAGTTGTTGGTGTTTGGGCTTGGCAAAATACCCGCAAAGTCTTGCAAGACGTACTTTAATTAATGTAGGCTAATAATCTAGATTTATATTTAATATAAAAATTAATCAGGTTTTCATTGAAGTTTTCAACTAAAATGAAATCTTAACTACAGAATTCAGCATTAACTTTAGCTATAGTCTGAGGTTTGACCGTGCGTTCACGAAGTGTCTCCGCAGGAGAATCGCTCTCCCCAATTAGTCTCACACAAACTGAGAATCAAAAACAGTCTCGTGCTTCTAGCCCGCCAATCGTGCCCAAACGTGCATCTGGCGGTTTTGCTCTCCTTGACAGCCTTCATCGCCACGGCGTTGATTATATTTTTGGTTATCCTGGTGGGGCAATTCTACCAATTTATGACGACCTGTATAAGGTGGAAGCAACTGGTGCTATTAAGCATATTCTCGTGAGACACGAACAAGGCGCAGCCCACGCCGCAGACGGTTACGCCCGTGCAACTGGGAAGGTAGGAGTATGCTTTGGCACTTCTGGTCCAGGAGCAACCAACTTGGTGACAGGGATCGCCACCGCCTACATGGATTCAATCCCAATGATTGTGGTTACGGGGCAGGTAGCACGGCCGTCCATTGGTACAGATGCCTTTCAGGAAACCGATATTTACGGCATTACGCTACCCATCGTGAAGCACTCTTATGTAGTGCGTGACCCCAAAGACATGGCGCGAATTGTCGCCGAAGCTTTCCACATCGCTAGCACTGGACGACCAGGGCCAGTTTTAATTGATGTGCCCAAGGATGTAGCTTTAGAAGAATTTGACTATGTACCTGTAAAACCAGGTTCAGTAAAGTTACGCGGTTATCGTCCCACCGTGAAGGGAAATCCCCGGCAAATTAACGCTGCAATTCAGTTGATTACTGAAAGTCGCCGTCCTCTACTGTATATCGGTGGTGGTGCGATCGCAGCTGGTGCCCATGAAGAAATCAAAGAACTAGCTGAATTATTCAACATTCCTGTCACCACCACCTTAATGGGGATCGGTGCATTTGACGAACATCATCCCCTAGCTTTGGGAATGTTGGGGATGCACGGCACTGCTTACGCTAACTTTGCCGTTAGTGATTGTGATTTGCTAATTTGCATTGGCGCTAGATTTGACGATCGCGTTACAGGCAAATTAGACGAATTCGCCTCCCGCGCGAAAGTCATTCACATCGACATCGATCCTGCTGAAGTCGGCAAAAACCGGATTCCCGAAGTGCCCATCGTCGGCGATGTGCGGAACGTTTTAGTAGACTTGTTGCGTCGCTGCAAAGAAACAGGCGTTAAGGCTACACCTAATCAAAACCAAGAGTGGTTAAATTTAGTCAACCGTTGGCGCGAAGAGTATCCTCTCATAGTGCCACATCACGCCGACAGCATTTCCCCCCAAGAAGTGATTGTAGAAGTCAATAGCCAAGCACCCAACGCTTTCTACACCACAGATGTGGGACAACATCAAATGTGGTCAGCACAATTCCTCAAAAACGGCCCAAGGCGCTGGATTTCTAGCGCTGGTTTGGGAACGATGGGTTTTGGCTTACCTGCGGCAATGGGCGCGAAAGTGGCATTTCCTGATGAAGAAGTCATCTGTATTAGCGGTGATGCCAGTTTCCAAATGTGTTTGCAAGAACTTGGTACACTTGCACAGTATGGAATAAATGTCAAGACAATAATTATCAATAACGGCTGGCAAGGGATGGTGCGACAGTGGCAGCAAGCCTTCTATGGTGAGCGTTACTCATGCTCCAACATGGAAGTAGGGATGCCAGACGTAGAGTTGTTAGCAAAAGCTTATGGCATTAAGGGTATGGTAATTAGCGATCGCAGTCAATTAAAAGATGCGATCGCCGAAATGCTGGCACACAAAGGGCCAGTAATCTTAAATGTCCACGTCACCAGAGACGAAAACTGCTATCCAATGGTAGTCCCTGGCAAGAGCAACGCTCAAATGGTTGGCTTGCAAAAGCTATCGCCCAAAGCAGCAGCAGAGCCAGTTTATTGTAGTAACTGCAATGCCAAAAATGCTCCTAACCACAACTTCTGCGCTGAGTGTGGGACAAAGTTGTAACACTTTTTGAGAATTAAATAGTTTTTATACGCAGAGAGATGTCTCTCTGCGTATTTTTTATGAAGAAATATTTATACCAATGTATTTTTCTCCATTATTTTGGGAATCCTAAATTTTAGGAAGCATTTTACTTCCTGAAATATCACGTAACTTTTAGAGGATAATTATGTCTAAACGCAAGTTGCCCAAAGGCCGTAGTATTAGTTCAGTTGCTCTAGAACCAGAAGTTGCGATCGCAATCCTTGGACTATTTTCCGCAGCAGCCGATGGTGAAGGTATTTCTTCAACAGAAGAATATGCTTTAAGTGAATTTCTCGGTCGGGTTGACTTATTTGAAGATTATTCTGAAGAAGACTTTGAAGAATTGACCGAAAAAGTCGTCAGTTTGATTGAAGAAGAAGAACCGGAAGATTTAATCGCCCAGTCCATCGAATCCTTACCCAATAGAGGCTATCGTGAAGCTGCATACATCACAGCTATCTTAGTGGTGGGGATTGATGAAGAAGTACCCGAAGCAGAACAAGATTATATCTCTGAGCTTCAGGAAGCCTTAAATATTTCAGACGAACGCGCACAAGAACTTATAGACGCAGTGTTTGGAGAAGAAGAGGAAGAAGAGTAATCCTTTTTGAATTGTAACCTCAGTCATCTACCATCATTAATTTGAGGCTGCTAATTAAGAGTATGAAATAATTTTGTTTGAGTTATTCAGATTCCCAACTTCATGAAGTTGGGAATCTTACACATTATCAAAATTAAACTGATAGAGTATTAATTAGAAATTGGTACATTTTTAAATGCAGCTGTATCTGGCACAAAAATGTCCAAATTATTGATACCATCGGGAACTCTTAGCCAGATATAAGCATCTGCGGAGGCTTGTGGGCGTACTTGAAACAAAGAAACGCTTCCTGTTGAACGATTAAGAGCAACTCCCTTGTAGGTTACACTAGTTTCAGGATTGCGGGCTGTTGTACTAGCAACCGATATAATATCACCACCAACAACTCCGTCTGTGGCAAGGCGACGAATACGCATTTGCAGATTTACCACATCACGGTTTCCAGTTTCTGGATCTTTAATTCGCTTTGCTGAAAGTAACTCAACTTCTGCCTTTTTGCCAAAAGCAGGCTGCACAAATTGACCAGGGCTAATTGCTGAAGTTGTAGGACTAATTGGCGATGGGGAGGCCGTTGCTTGGGGAGAAGTTGTAGCTGTAGGACTTGGCACTTGAGTCGGAATGGTGTTACTGACTGAATTAGTAGCATTTAGTGTCTGCCGTAAGGTGAAAACTTCATAAGCTACATAGCCACTACATCCCAAAGCCAAAGTAGATAGTAATACAGCTACACCAGATAAAAATGTACTCACACCGTTGCCTCGATTCCGTATTTCTGTATGTACAGGTTGACTTACGTTTCTATTTTGTAGTCCCATAAATTATGTTTGTGCGTAGGCGCAGCCCTTCGGCTGCGCTCAGGAACCACCCGTCGTAGACATCGCCCACATATGAAACATGTGAACATCTTCCTTATACTAGTTAAGTAACTTTACTGAGCCAATTCTTCTCTCTCCGGAAAGAAGTTGTTGGCAAACTAAAAATATCTATCTTTGGGATGGGGAGAATTGGTGAAACTTAAGACTTTCAATCAACCACTGGGTATTTTGTTAATATTCTTGACTAGCCAGATAGGATTTAGTTGTATTGCGAAAGCACAAACCCAAGTCGCGCCAACAACCAGTACAAAATCAATTTGCTCTACCCAACTGGGAACAGCTATAGATGGTGTCATCAATCGTCCTTTATTTAGTCGGGTGCGTTGGGGAATTTTGGTACAACCTCTGTCAACGGGGTCAACTCTTTATAGTCGGGATGCTCAGAAATATTTTATTCCCGCCTCTAACCTTAAATTACTGACAACAGCAGCTGCATTGCAGCAATTGGGTGCTAATTTTCGGATTCGCACCTCTATTTATCAGAATGGCAATGGTGTTTTACGTGTTGTCGGTAGGGGAGATCCCAGCTTAAGTGATACTCAACTGCAAACATTAGCACAGCAGCTAAAACAAAAAGGTATTACTCAAATTCAGAGATTAATAGCTGATGATAGTTATATTCAAGGTGATATTGTTAACCCCACCTGGCAATGGGAAGATGTACAGTCAGACTATGGCGCACCAGTCAGCAGCTTTATTCTCAATCAAAATATTTTTAGCTTAAAACTTGTACCGCAGGCTGTAGGTAAATCCTTACAAGTAGTGTGGATTGATCCTGGCGAGGCGAAACAGTGGCGGACAATTAATCAGTCAATAACGGTTGCCCAAAATCAACCAACTTACGTCAACGTTACCCGCGAATTATCAGGAACAGCATTACGAATTCAAGGACAACTAACAACAAATTCTGAACCGTCTTTAATCGATTTGCCTGTAATTGACCCTAATTATTACTTCTTACGACGCTTCCGTGCTGCTTTGGCAACAGAAAAAATTCCTTTGGGGCAAACATTAGTGGTAACTGGTGGTGTTCATCAAGAGGAAATAGCTTTTGTAGAGTCACCACCTTTATCTGAATTATTAATGGAAACCCTTCAGAATAGTAATAATCTTTATGCTGAGGCACTATTGAGAGCATTAGCTGGAGAAAAACCCAGAGTGAAAACTAAAACTAGCGTTGATGTTGGTTTAGAAGCTGTCAAAGCGAGTTTAACTCAATTGGGAGTTGATCCAGCAAATTATATTTTAGTAGATGGTTCGGGTTTATCACGTCGGAACTTAGCGACACCAGAAGCTTTTGTACAAACTTTGCGAGGGATGGCAAGAACACCAGCAGGATATGTGTATCGCGCATCTTTACCCGTAGCAGGTAAAATTGGAACCTTAAAAGGGCGCTTTCAAAACACATCTGCTGAGGGCATTGTGCAAGCAAAAACAGGTACATTAACTGGTGTAGTTTCTCTATCTGGATATATAAATGCGCCTAAATATGAGCCGTTAGTTTTTAGTATTATTGTGAATCAATCGGAGCAACCTGCAACTATTCTGCGTCAGGCTATTGATGAAATCGTTGTGTTGTTAACGCAGTTGCAGCGTTGTTAAGAAATATTTAAAGATGCAAAATTTTGTGTCTCTACATTTACTTACCCTGATAAATAATTATAGCGATCGCAGTATCAAACGATCAGAGATTGGTTCTGCCATAAATTATTGTCAAAAATTCTAAGTCCCATTATTACTAAATCTCGTTCAACGCTGTCAATTTCGGCAACTTTAGGTAAATGTCCCCAAGGTTGAAAACCAAATGTTTTAAAAAGGTTTAAACTAGGCTCATTGTGGGCAAAGATGAAGCCTAGTAGGGTATTTAAACCCAAACTACGGCTTTCGCTAATTGCTTGTCCTAATAGTTGTCGTCCCAAACCACAGCGATGAAATTGAGGGGCTATATAAATACTAATTTCAGCAGTCGTATTATAGGCGGGCCGCCCATAAAAGGATTGGAAACTAAGCCATCCAGCAATTACTCCCTCCACTTCGATTACCCAAAGCGGGCGTTGTGAAGGCGATCGCGCCCTAAACCAAGGAAGGCGACTTTCCACAGACACTGGCTCTAAATCAGCAGTTGCCATACAGCTAGGAATTGCAGCATTATAAATTGCCACAATTGCAGGTAAGTCAGTTTCAGTCGCATGGCGAATAGTCATTGCTACCGTCTCGGAAAAAATCTTGAGAAAATATTCAAAAATAATACAGCGTTACGCAAGCCGAAACACACCCTTCTCTCTTAGAAAAAGTCGTATCGTAGCGCCGCTTGGATAGTAGCCGCAGTTCCTCCAGTTCACCCACCAACAACTAAGACATCAAGAGTCGAAATATAGCGATCGCTGTCCTCGTCAAAATCATCCACAAGGCTTAGATTGCAAAGTTTGTCTTATCCTATATGGCTCTTATGGCTCTCATTTTATAATTCACCTCTAGAAATCAGCTTTTGTCCAGAATTTTGTATAAGATATCACGTATTTTTTTAAGTAAAGTATAGGATCTTGCATTTTACACAGGTGTATGCAAAGATAAATCCACATAAGTACTGCAAATCTATCGAATTACCGTACTAAATGGCATTCAATGCTTGCTTTTAAATCTAGCTGATTGCAAATGAAAGCGTTCGGCAAATATTAATTTGGCAATGAATCAAGGGAATTCCAAGAAATAAATTATCCCGCTTGAATTTGTTGATAATTAACTATCAACAGTTCGCAGCAAAGAATTACAATCGGATATTTTTTATTTTAGAGTCCCAAACAAAAATCAAAATTTACTTTAGTTAAATCGCCCTGACTGAAGAAGAAAGAATAATTTAAACGAAAAAACAATGTGGATTGTTAAACTTGCTCTTCGTCGCCCCTACACCTTTGTAATTACTTCTATACTTATTTTTGTTTTAGGAGTAGTTACTATTACGCGCATGGCAACGGACATTTTTCCAGAAATTAATATTCCTGTTGTCAGTGTAATTTGGTCTTATAGTGGTGTATCACCAGAAGAAATGGAACAGCGTATTGTTACGACTAGTGAACGCTCTTTTACAACCACTGTCAACGATATTGAACACATCGAATCACAATCACTCAATGGTGTTAGCGTCATTAAAGTTTTCTTCCAACCAGGAGCAAAAATTGAAGCAGCAGTAGCTCAACTTACCTCTAATACTCAAACAATTCTTCGAGGTTTACCTCCAGGAATTACACCTCCTTTAATTATTCGCTACAATGCCTCTAATGTGCCCATTCTTCAGCTAAGTGTTAGCAGCACATCCCTATCAGAGCAAGAACTTTACGATAACGGCAATAATTTTCTGCGGACTCAGCTAGCGACTGTTCAAGGTGCATCTGTACCATTACCTTATGGAGGTAAACCTCGGCAAATTATGGTAGACATTGACCCGCAGGCACTATTTGCCAAAGGTCTTTCAGCTACAGATGTCACAACCGCAATCAGCGCCCAAAATCTTATCTTACCTGGGGGAAATGCCAAATTAGGCGATCGCGAGTACAGTGTTCGACTCAATAGTAGTCCCCAAGTCTTAGACGCGTTAAACAATTTACCCATTAAACAAATTAACGGCACTGTAATTTATATACGTGATGTTGCCCAAGTCCATGATGGCTTTGCAGTACAGAACAATATCGTTCGTCGAGATGGACGGCGGTCTAGTTTATTAACTATTCTCAAAAATGGTAGTGCTTCAACTTTAGATGTTGTAGCTAGAGTCAAAGAAAGACTACCAAAAATTCAAGCTACATTACCTAAAGAATTAGATTTAGAAATCTTATTTGACCAATCGATATTTGTTAAAGCTTCCATCCACGGAGTATTAACCGAAGGATTGATTGCTGCTTGTTTAACTGCCGCGATGATTTTATTATTTTTAGGCAGTTGGCGTAGCACTTTAATTGTGGCAATTTCCATTCCTTTATCAATTCTTTGTTCTATTATTGCTTTGCGATTGATAGGACAGACTCTAAATATTATGACTTTGGGAGGTCTATCTTTAGCAGTTGGGATTTTAGTTGATGATGCCACAGTAGAAATTGAAAATATTCATCGGAATTTAGGACAAGGAAAACCTCTGCAACAAGCTATTTTAGATGGCGCACAACAAATAGCTGTTCCGGCTTTCATTTCTACCTTGGCAATTTGTATTGTTTTTATTCCAATTATCTTTTTAACTGGAGTAGCACAATCGCTATTTATGCCTTTAGGAATGGCGGTTGTTTTTGCTATGCTTGCCTCCTATCTACTGTCGCGGACAGTAGTACCAATGTTGGCAAAGTTTTTGCTTGCGAAGGAACTACATCTTTATACTGAACATGAAAATCTAGAGAATAACAGTAATGGTCATGTAATTACCAAAAAAGATATTTTCTGGCGAATTCATGAGCAGTTTAACCGCCAATTTGAGAAATTTCGCCAAAACTATCGAAATACTTTAGCCAAAGCTCTAAATCATCGCGGTGTAGTTTTTGCAATGTTTGGTGCTTTTTGGGTAAGCGCTTTAGTTTTACTACCTTTTGTCGGTCAAGATTTTTTCCCGCAAGTAGATGCAGGTCAGTTTCGGTTGCATGTCCGCGCTCCTGCGGGAACACGACTTGAAAAGACAGAACAGATTTTTACTCAAGTTGAAAATGAGATTCGCCAGGTTATTCCTGAGCAAGAATTAGAAATTATTCTTGACAATATTGGTTTACCTGTAGGTGGAGTCAACCTGGCTTTTAGCGACACAGCAACCATTGGCGCTGGTGATGGAGAAATTCTTGTAGGTCTTAAAGAAGGTAAACATCATTCTACTTGGCAATATGTTAGACAACTACGCCAAACATTAACCGCCCAATTTCCTGAATTAACCTTCTTTTTCCAACCTGCGGATATAGTAACTCAAATTCTCAATTTTGGTTTACCAGCGCCTATTGATATTCAGGTCATAGGCCCAGCTAAAAATCGTCGGGATAACTACAAAATTGCCAAACAAATCAAAAACCAAATAGCTCAAATTCCGGGAGCAGTTGATGTTCATTTACATCAAGTCGTCGATGCTCCAGACCTACGTATTAATGTAGATCGTTCTCAAGCACAACGTAGCGGTTTAACTCAACGAGATGTTGCCAATAACCTACTCACATCATTAAGTTCTAGTGGTCAAACATCACCTAATTTTTGGCTCGATCCTATTAAAGGAGTCAGTTATCTAATAGCAGTACAAGTTCCTCAGTACAAACTTAACTCGCTAGAAAAAATTCAGAATACTCCTGTAGCTAACGGTTCTAGCTCGTCACAACTTTTAAGCAATCTTGCTGTTGTTAAGCGTGGGAAAGCTCCTGCTGTTGTTAATCATTACAATGTACAGCCTGTATTTAATATTTACGCCAATGTTCAAGGTCGTGATTTAGGTGGTGTAGCCAACGATATTTATAAAATAGTTGGACAATTTCAGCAGAAGTTACCACGTGGCTCATCAATCATAGTGAAAGGCCAAGTAGAAACAATGAATTCATCTTTTCTAGGATTAGAAGTAGGATTGATATTTGCTATTGGATTAGTTTATTGCTTAATAGTAGTCAATTTTCAATCTTGGATTGATCCATTCATTATTATGATGGCACTGCCAAATGCTTTAGCAGGAATTGTTTGGATACTATTTGTGACGAATACAACGTTTAGTGTACCTTCTTTGATGGGTGCAATTATGAGTATTGGTGTTGCTACTGCCAATAGTATTTTGCTCATCACCTTTGCTAATGAGCAACGTCTAATAGGAGAAAAAGCTGTTTCTGCGGCTTTAGCTGCTGGTTATACCCGTTTGCGTCCAGTATTAATGACTGCTGGGGCCATGATTATGGGGATGTTGCCAATGTCTCTTGGTTTAGGAGAAGGTGGTGAACAAAATGCTCCTTTAGGACGTGCTGTAATTGGTGGATTATTAGCAGCAACAGTGGCAACTTTAATTTTTGTACCCGTAATTTACAGTATTTTGCGCCGAAAACAACCCCAAAATTTAGAGTTAGAGGAAGAACTATCCTCTACTATAAAATTAACTGTAGCCAATCGCTAAATTATTTGGGAATGATTAGATCCCCGAATTATTTAAGTATTTGGGGATATTAAAAAAACTTAGATTTTCATAAATCAACAAATCAAATAGAAATTCTCTAATATGGATACTCAAGAAAATACCCAAGTTGATAATTCTGATTTCACATCAATCGCAGCAACAACTAAAAAAAGTCGCTTCACTTCTATCACCATTATTGCTACGACTACTTTAGTTATTACTGGACTTTTAGCACTTGGCATTATACCTCGGTTACAACAGAAGTCAGAATTAAATGCTTTCGCTAAATCTACAACAAAAAAAGTTTCTTCGGTCAATATAGTTAAACCAAAAATTGCTGCTAATTTCACAGAGTTAGTCTTACCTAGCAGTATTCAAGCGAGCCAAGAAACCACTATTTATGCCCGTACAAGTGGCTATTTACAAAAAAAATTAGTGGATATTGGCGAACGTGTAAATAAGGGGCAGCTACTAGCTATAATTGATGCGCCGGAAACTGACCAAGATGTACAGCAAGCTCGTGCAGAATTGGCAAAATCTGAAGCTAATCTCGCTCAAGTTCAGGCAGATTTAGCACAAAAGCAAAGTAATCTTTCTCAGACAAAAGCTAACTTAAAAGCTAGACAGGCGGAATTAGCCCAAGCACGTACTAACCTAGAATTAGCACGTCAAACTTGGCAACGTTGGCAATTACTTCAAAAGCAAGGAGCCGTGACAACACAAGCTGCTGATGAACGTGAAAGTGCTTTTAATGCAAGTCAAGCTAATGTAGATACTTTAATTGCTCGCGTTAATTCAGACCAAGAAAGTGTAAATACTGCTCTTGCAGCTATTAATTCCCAGAAAGCTAACATTAATGCGTTTATCGCAAGTAGGAGTGTTAGTAAATCAGATTTACAACGGATAACTGCTTTACAAACATTCAAACAAATTGTTGCCCCTTTTGCGGGTGTAATTACTGCTCGCAATGTAGATTCCGGAGCTTTAATTTCTGCGGGTAGCAATAATAATAATGGAAATTCCTGGTTATTTAAGATTGCTCAGACAAATAATTTACGTATCCGAATTAATGTTCCCCAGGCTTTTGTGCAATCAATTCACACTGGACAAACTGCGCTTATTCGTGTTCGTGAGCTA
This window contains:
- a CDS encoding efflux RND transporter permease subunit, translating into MWIVKLALRRPYTFVITSILIFVLGVVTITRMATDIFPEINIPVVSVIWSYSGVSPEEMEQRIVTTSERSFTTTVNDIEHIESQSLNGVSVIKVFFQPGAKIEAAVAQLTSNTQTILRGLPPGITPPLIIRYNASNVPILQLSVSSTSLSEQELYDNGNNFLRTQLATVQGASVPLPYGGKPRQIMVDIDPQALFAKGLSATDVTTAISAQNLILPGGNAKLGDREYSVRLNSSPQVLDALNNLPIKQINGTVIYIRDVAQVHDGFAVQNNIVRRDGRRSSLLTILKNGSASTLDVVARVKERLPKIQATLPKELDLEILFDQSIFVKASIHGVLTEGLIAACLTAAMILLFLGSWRSTLIVAISIPLSILCSIIALRLIGQTLNIMTLGGLSLAVGILVDDATVEIENIHRNLGQGKPLQQAILDGAQQIAVPAFISTLAICIVFIPIIFLTGVAQSLFMPLGMAVVFAMLASYLLSRTVVPMLAKFLLAKELHLYTEHENLENNSNGHVITKKDIFWRIHEQFNRQFEKFRQNYRNTLAKALNHRGVVFAMFGAFWVSALVLLPFVGQDFFPQVDAGQFRLHVRAPAGTRLEKTEQIFTQVENEIRQVIPEQELEIILDNIGLPVGGVNLAFSDTATIGAGDGEILVGLKEGKHHSTWQYVRQLRQTLTAQFPELTFFFQPADIVTQILNFGLPAPIDIQVIGPAKNRRDNYKIAKQIKNQIAQIPGAVDVHLHQVVDAPDLRINVDRSQAQRSGLTQRDVANNLLTSLSSSGQTSPNFWLDPIKGVSYLIAVQVPQYKLNSLEKIQNTPVANGSSSSQLLSNLAVVKRGKAPAVVNHYNVQPVFNIYANVQGRDLGGVANDIYKIVGQFQQKLPRGSSIIVKGQVETMNSSFLGLEVGLIFAIGLVYCLIVVNFQSWIDPFIIMMALPNALAGIVWILFVTNTTFSVPSLMGAIMSIGVATANSILLITFANEQRLIGEKAVSAALAAGYTRLRPVLMTAGAMIMGMLPMSLGLGEGGEQNAPLGRAVIGGLLAATVATLIFVPVIYSILRRKQPQNLELEEELSSTIKLTVANR
- a CDS encoding efflux RND transporter periplasmic adaptor subunit is translated as MDTQENTQVDNSDFTSIAATTKKSRFTSITIIATTTLVITGLLALGIIPRLQQKSELNAFAKSTTKKVSSVNIVKPKIAANFTELVLPSSIQASQETTIYARTSGYLQKKLVDIGERVNKGQLLAIIDAPETDQDVQQARAELAKSEANLAQVQADLAQKQSNLSQTKANLKARQAELAQARTNLELARQTWQRWQLLQKQGAVTTQAADERESAFNASQANVDTLIARVNSDQESVNTALAAINSQKANINAFIASRSVSKSDLQRITALQTFKQIVAPFAGVITARNVDSGALISAGSNNNNGNSWLFKIAQTNNLRIRINVPQAFVQSIHTGQTALIRVRELPKKSFSGKVIRTADVLDATSNTLLTEIEVQNSENVLRPGMYAEVTFKTERANPPLLVPANTLVINADGIQVATVTKEKKVKYQKVELGRDYGTEVEVVSGLSPNVRLITNPTDALQDGKSVQVLASKHKTSMPR